Within the Clostridiales bacterium genome, the region AAAGGGTTGGGATTGGGCTTTGCTTAAAGGGTTTAAGGATAATGGGGACGAAAAGGAACCTGATATTTTATGCGGTCTTCAGATAGGGATAAGCAAAAAATTTCAGGGGAAAGGGCTAAGCTATCTGCTTGTCGATGAAATGAAGTCTTTTGCTGTTCGAAAAGGTTTTAAATCTTTAATTGTACCAGTAAGACCAAATCTAAAGAGCAAATATCCGTTAATTCCAATGGAGACTTATATCGGATGGAAAAGAGAAGATGGATTTCCATTTGACCCATGGCTCAGGGTTCACGTCAAACTTGGAGCAAAAATAATTAAAGTATGCCACAAAGCCATGTATATTCCCGGGAAAATAAAGGACTGGGATGAGTGGGCAGATATAAAAATGCTAAGTAGCGGCGACTATGTGATAGGCGGGGCATTAGTTCCGGTTAAGGCCTATGTTTCAAAGAATATCGCAGAATATATAGAACCTAATGTATGGGTATTGCATGAGCTGTAATATTAATCTGGAGTGGTGGAAATGGTAAACTTGATAAGTGAGATTACAGAGAAAATGATAATATATTTTGACGGCGATGTTAAGCGGATAAATCATGCGCTTAAGGTTCACGGATTTGCAAAAACTATAGGAGAGATAGAGGGCATATCCGGTGAAAAGCTTAAAATCCTTGAAGCGGCTGCCATTTTACATGATATAGGGATTAAGGAGAGCGAGAAAAAATATTCGTCATCTGCAGGCAAATATCAGGAAATGGAAGGGCCGCCTATCGCTCGCGATATTTTGAGAGAGTTTAATTTAAGAAAAGATTTTGTAGATAGGGTCTGTTATCTGATAGGGAATCATCATACATACGACAGAATTGACGGCATAGACTTTCAGGCGCTCATAGAAGCAGATTTCATCGTAAATATATTTGAAGATGGAATAGATGGGGAGCATGCAAGCAAAATTTGCCAAAAATACTTTAGAACCGATACAGGCATATCTTTTATTAAAAGCATGTATCGCATAAAATAGACAGAACGAAGTAAAAGTTTGATGAATTGAAATATTATAAATTGTTTCTATATGATTTCATAAAAAAAAGTGGTAAAATATTATAAGTCGCTATTTTACTGCTTTTTTTGCTTACATAAGTTAAAGAATTAACAAATAAGAAAAGGAGAGATTTGAAGTGAGTGATGCAACTTTAAACGATGGACAAAGCTGCGGATGCAAGGTGAAAACCCAGTCACAGATTGGAAATGAAAAGGTAAAAAAAATAATTGAAAATCATAAAAATACCAAGGGTGCTTTGATGCTTGTATTAAATGGAATTCAAGATGCATTTGGGTATCTTCCGAGGTTTGCACTTGAAGATGTATCGAAGGCATTGAATATTTCTCTTGCGGAAATATATGGTGTTGCGACATTTTATTCCAGGTTTACGCTTAAACCTAGAGGTAAACATACAATAAGCGTGTGCCTTGGTACTGCATGTTATGTAAAAGGTTCTAAAGAAATCTTTAGTAAACTCTTAGAATCGCTTAAAGTCAAGGGTAGCGGAGATACAACCGATGACGGCAGATTTACGCTTGATGCTACAAGATGCCTTGGCTGCTGCGGTCTAGCACCTGTTATGATGATCGATGGGGAGGTATACGGACGTTTAGTGCCCGATGACATTCCCAAGATACTGGAAAAATATAATTAAAATGAAAGAACTTTCACTGCATATACTGGATTTAGTACAGAACTCCATATCGGCAGGTGCCGATATGATAGAGATTTTAATTGATGAAAATACATCAAAGGATATTCTGGTTATTTCAGTTAAAGACAATGGCAAGGGAATAGATAAAAAACTTATAGAAAAAGTCAAAGATCCTTTTTATACTTCGCGAACAGAGAGAAGAGTAGGGCTTGGGATATCTCTTTTATCCGCTGCTTCTGAAAGGTGCGGTGGCTGCTTAAATATAGAATCCGAGATAGGGAAGGGAACAAAGGTCACGGCAAGCTTTATAGACAGTCACATAGATAGGGCGCCGATCGGTAACATGTGGGACACAATAGCTGAGATAATAGCATGTAATAATGATATAGATATTGTTTATAAGCAAAAGTATAATGAAAGTGAGTTTTGCCTGGATACGAGGGAGATAAGAAGAATATTGAAGGGAGTTCCAATTGATTCTCCAGAAGTATATAAATGGCTTGTAAATTTTCTGAAAAGCGGGATTAAGAATTTATATGGAGGTGTAGATGATTGAAGACAATTCAAGAGCTGGAGGAAATAAGAAAAAGAACGCTTCAGACGATAAATATCAGGAAGGATCGTTCAGGGACGAGGATCGTTGTTGGTATGGCAACATGCGGAATCGCTGCTGGGGCAAGACCAGTCCTTGCCAGTATTATGGATGAGGTAAGCAAAAATAATTTATCCGATGTCGTTGTGGCACAGACAGGATGCATCGGAGTATGCAGATTGGAGCCGATAGTTGAAGTTTATAGGCCCGGCGAGGAAAAAGTCACTTATGTAAGGATGACTTCTGACAAGGCCAAAAGGGTTGTTAGGGAACATGTGATGTTAGGCAAAGTTGTAAATGAATACACAATTGGTTCCGAAGAGAAAAAATAACTTATACTGCAAAAATAACATGTGATGGAAGGGGAGATAGATATATGAAGATGTATCGTTCTCATGTAATGATTTGTAAAGGTACAGGCTGCAGCTCTTCAAATTCGGAACAAATTGCACAGAATTTTGAAAAAGAACTCAAAGAGTATGGCCTTGATAAAGAGATAATTATAGAAAGGACAGGGTGTTTTGGCCTTTGCGCCCTTGGACCGGTTGTAATTGTTTATCCTGAAGCGGCTTTTTACAGCAGGGTGAAGCCTGAAGATGTTCATGAAATCGTAACCGAGCATCTTTTAAAAGGAAGGGTTGTTAAAAGATTATTATACCATGAGGCAATCGATGAGGGAAGGTTAAAATCGTTAAATGAGGTTCCGTTTTATAAAAAACAGGTCAGGAGAGCCCTCAGAAATTGCGGAGTTATAAATCCTGAAAATATCGATGAATATATAGCATTTGATGGATATAAGGCTCTTGAAAAGGTACTGACGCAGATGACTCCGCAGGAGGTTATAGATACTATTTCCCGTTCGGGTTTAAGGGGAAGAGGCGGAGCAGGTTTTCCAACCGGCAGAAAGTGGCAGTTTGCAGCGGCATCAAAGGATGATCAGAAGTATGTATGCTGTAACGCAGATGAAGGAGATCCAGGAGCATTTATGGACAGGTCCGTGCTTGAAGGTGATCCCCATTCTGTTCTTGAGGCAATGGCTATCGCAGGTTATGCCATAGGTTCAAATCAAGGATATATATATGTACGTGCCGAATATCCAGTGGCCGTCAAGAGGCTTACGATTGCAATTGGACAGGCAAGAGAATACGGACTTCTCGGTAAAAATATACTCGGCATGGGTTTTGACTTTGATATAGAAATAAGGTTGGGCGCAGGGGCATTTGTATGTGGAGAAGAAACCGCTCTTATGCGTTCGATAGAAGGCAAGAGAGGAATGCCGACGCCAAGGCCGCCTTTTCCGGCTGTCAAGGGGTTGTTTGCAAAACCTACAATACTCAATAATGTTGAAACTTATGCGAATGTTTGCCAGATCATATTAAAGGGACCCGAATGGTTTGCAAGCATAGGAACGGAAAAATCCAAAGGTACTAAAGTTTTTGCCCTCGGAGGTAAAATAAATAATACCGGCCTTGTCGAGATACCTATGGGAACTACAATGAGGGAGATAATATTCGATATAGGAGGAGGAATTCCGAACGGCAGAAAATTTAAGGCTGCGCAAACCGGAGGACCTTCGGGCGGATGTATTCCTGCATCCAAACTGGATGTGCCCATAGATTACGATAACCTTATAGCGCTCGGCTCCATGATGGGGTCAGGCGGACTAATAGTAATGGATGATACAACCTGCATGGTTGATATTGCAAGGTTCTTCCTGGAATTTACTGTCGATGAATCCTGCGGAAAATGTACGCCGTGCCGTGAAGGTACAAAAAGGATGCTGGAAATACTGGAGAGAATATGTTCCGGCAAGGGAGAAGAAGGAGACATAGAAAAACTTGAACATTTAGCAAAGATTATAAAGGATTCGGCACTTTGCGGATTAGGTCAAACAGCTCCAAATCCTGTATTATCGACGCTTAAGTATTTTAGGAATGAATATGAAGCCCATATAAAAGAGAAGAGATGTCCTGCCGGTAAGTGTCAGGCACTCCTGAAATACACAATAGATCCATCGCTTTGCAAAGGGTGCGGTTTATGCGCAAGAAACTGTCCTGCACATGCAATATCCGGGAAGATCAGAGAACCTCATACAATAGATCAGAAAAAATGCTTGAAATGTGGTTTATGTATGTCAAAGTGCCCGTTCAAAGCGATAAGTAAAAAATAAGGGAGGAGTGTTTGAACATGCAAATGGTTAATATAACAATAGATGGTATCAAGGCACAGGTGCCTTCCAATTATACTGTACTGAAAGCAGCAAAAAGTTTGAATATAGATATTCCTACTCTCTGCTATCTTAAGGGTATCAATGAAGTCGGGGCTTGTAGAATGTGCGTGGTGGAGGTTGAGAGAGCCCGCACGCTTCAAGCTTCATGTGTTCTCCCTGTAAGTGAGGGCATGGTAGTTAAAACAAACACGTTTAGGGTAAGAGAAGCAAGAAAGATGGTACTTGAACTCATACTTGCAAGGCATAACAGGGAATGTACGATATGCCCCAAGAATTTGAACTGTGAGCTTCAAAGGCTATGCGATGAGATGAATATTAAAGAAGTACCATATGAACCATATAAAATGGATAATAAAATAGATGATCTTTCACCCTCGATAGTAAGGGATCCCAGCAAATGCATACTCTGCGGAAGGTGTGTAAATGTCTGCAAAAAAGTACAGGGTGTAGGGGTCATAGATTTTACCATGAGAGGTATAAGGACGACTATTTCTCCTGCATTCGGGAAATCCTTGAATGAAGTTGGCTGCATAAACTGCGGTCAGTGCATAAAAGTATGCCCTGTAGGAGCACTAAGCGAAAAAGATGATACGGAAGAAGTCTGGAGAGCATTGTCAGACCCGGATATGCATGTAATTGTACAAACCGCACCTGCTGTTAGAGTAGGGCTTGGTGAAGAGTTCGGGATGGAAAGAGGAGCAAAAGTTACGGGTAAGATGGTTACCGCATTAAGAAGGCTTGGATTTGACAAGGTATTCGATACGGATTTCGGAGCG harbors:
- a CDS encoding (2Fe-2S) ferredoxin domain-containing protein codes for the protein MKTIQELEEIRKRTLQTINIRKDRSGTRIVVGMATCGIAAGARPVLASIMDEVSKNNLSDVVVAQTGCIGVCRLEPIVEVYRPGEEKVTYVRMTSDKAKRVVREHVMLGKVVNEYTIGSEEKK
- a CDS encoding ATP-binding protein, whose translation is MTFPRYWKNIIKMKELSLHILDLVQNSISAGADMIEILIDENTSKDILVISVKDNGKGIDKKLIEKVKDPFYTSRTERRVGLGISLLSAASERCGGCLNIESEIGKGTKVTASFIDSHIDRAPIGNMWDTIAEIIACNNDIDIVYKQKYNESEFCLDTREIRRILKGVPIDSPEVYKWLVNFLKSGIKNLYGGVDD
- the nuoF gene encoding NADH-quinone oxidoreductase subunit NuoF, whose amino-acid sequence is MKMYRSHVMICKGTGCSSSNSEQIAQNFEKELKEYGLDKEIIIERTGCFGLCALGPVVIVYPEAAFYSRVKPEDVHEIVTEHLLKGRVVKRLLYHEAIDEGRLKSLNEVPFYKKQVRRALRNCGVINPENIDEYIAFDGYKALEKVLTQMTPQEVIDTISRSGLRGRGGAGFPTGRKWQFAAASKDDQKYVCCNADEGDPGAFMDRSVLEGDPHSVLEAMAIAGYAIGSNQGYIYVRAEYPVAVKRLTIAIGQAREYGLLGKNILGMGFDFDIEIRLGAGAFVCGEETALMRSIEGKRGMPTPRPPFPAVKGLFAKPTILNNVETYANVCQIILKGPEWFASIGTEKSKGTKVFALGGKINNTGLVEIPMGTTMREIIFDIGGGIPNGRKFKAAQTGGPSGGCIPASKLDVPIDYDNLIALGSMMGSGGLIVMDDTTCMVDIARFFLEFTVDESCGKCTPCREGTKRMLEILERICSGKGEEGDIEKLEHLAKIIKDSALCGLGQTAPNPVLSTLKYFRNEYEAHIKEKRCPAGKCQALLKYTIDPSLCKGCGLCARNCPAHAISGKIREPHTIDQKKCLKCGLCMSKCPFKAISKK
- the nuoE gene encoding NADH-quinone oxidoreductase subunit NuoE, with amino-acid sequence MKTQSQIGNEKVKKIIENHKNTKGALMLVLNGIQDAFGYLPRFALEDVSKALNISLAEIYGVATFYSRFTLKPRGKHTISVCLGTACYVKGSKEIFSKLLESLKVKGSGDTTDDGRFTLDATRCLGCCGLAPVMMIDGEVYGRLVPDDIPKILEKYN
- a CDS encoding HD domain-containing protein, which gives rise to MVNLISEITEKMIIYFDGDVKRINHALKVHGFAKTIGEIEGISGEKLKILEAAAILHDIGIKESEKKYSSSAGKYQEMEGPPIARDILREFNLRKDFVDRVCYLIGNHHTYDRIDGIDFQALIEADFIVNIFEDGIDGEHASKICQKYFRTDTGISFIKSMYRIK